The Nitrospirota bacterium genomic interval GAGCCCGGAGCATTAATTAATGGCCCTGCAATTATAGGCAATAACACTGAAGTCAGGCATGGCGCTTACATAAGGGGCAACTGTCTTGTCGGAGACAGATGCGTCGTGGGGCACACCACTGAGATGAAGAACTCTCTGATGCTGAATGATGCAAAGGCAGGGCATTTCGCATACATTGGAGACAGCATACTCGGCAGCAATGTGAACCTTGGCGCCGGAACAAAGCTTGCAAACCTGAAGCTCTCAGGTTCAGAGATAAAGCTGAAGGCCGGAGAAAAAACCTACAATACAGGCTTAAGAAAATTCGGCGCCATATTAGGGGATGACGTGCAGACAGGATGCAACACCGTGACTAATCCCGGCGCTGTGTTAGGGAAGGGCTGTCTCGTATATCCGAACACCAGCGTTCAGGGGATATATTATCCAGAACGATCCGTGATTGGAGGATCAGACAGGAAACTGAAAAGGAAAAGAAATGCGGCCGGTTAAACGGGTCCTTTTACAGGAATTAAGTAATACCCGGGCGATATCCGATATTGCCTGATAAGCGCTAATTCCAGAGATTCACGCTCATTTGCAAAGTAACCGGCATCAGGCATCAGTTCCAACTCAAGATCCATAATTCCGTTGTTTATACTGCCCTTTGATCTTGCAAATCCTTTTTCTCCTTCAAAGGTCATGGAATCTATCCTGACGGCATTCCCTGTTATGGAAAAAACTCCCTGTATTTTATTAAACCAGCTTAAAGGAAGCGGCACCTTGATTACTGCATCCTGAAGGGCTGCATCAGGGATTTCAAACAAGACGTCAATGGCATTATTTTTCAGAACAGCCTTGCCTGAAATAAACCCTTCTCCCTTAAGTCCGAGGGATGTCAGATAAGGAATGGCATTGATTTCAATATTTGTTAATGCCATCTCCCCGCTTGCAGGCAGCCTGAATGAGCCGTCGATATTTCCCGTGCCGACCGTGCCTTTTATGGAGAAGACAAACTGTTTTTTCAGCAGATAGAAGGGGTTAATCCTGACCGAGATATTTGTGATGCTGAGAGAAGGGGCGCGGCCTGCCTGAAAGTCAATGCGGTCTGCATGAACTGTAAATAAAAATCCCTTTCTCAGCCCTTCTGTGGAAACACTGATTCCATCCTGGCTATTTTGTGCTGATACAGAGCCTTCAAGAGAATCTTTTATCAGACTAACAGGGACTGCGAAATACCAGACAAAGGGGATGCTGATTATAAATGAAATAATAATAATCAGGAAATATATAAGCGCCTTTTTAACTCTCATCATTGCTTTGTTCATGTTTTGCTAATGTCAAATTACAAAGCTCAAATGCCAAGTCAAGCTCAAAGTCCGAATTTTAACATCAGTTATTGGACATTAATTTGACATTTGGATTTTAGAATTTGACATTATCACTGCTGTATTCCACTATTCACTGTTCACTTTTTTATAAGCGTTACCGTAAAACTTAAGATAAACTTATCAGGGTTTTCAAAAGTGGTTTTGATATTTGCAGTTTTGATCTTCAGAGGCAAAACTGAATTTTCTATTTTATAAATGAGGTTTACTATCTTATTCAGGTCGACTCCCTCAATTATTACCTCTGCATCTTCTTCGTTGAATTCTCCTCTATTTTTCATGCCTGCAGGTTTAATGGTCTTTGCCTTAAGCCCAAGGCTGTTAAGGCTCTGCTCAATTGCGGAGACCGCGCCTGCAGCCTTTGTGATGCCCATTTTTCTTTCCTGCAATTTAACCACATCATTAACTTTGCGTACATAATCTTTAAGCGCCGTAATCTGCTCAATCTGTGTCTTCATTACGCTGTTTTTTTTCTTAATTCCCTGCGCAGAAATAAATAATGTGAGTGCAAATATTGCAAATATGGCTACTGCAAACATCATGATTGATAAAGCCCCGTCTGTGAGCGCCAATTTTCTGAACATAGCTTTTATATAACCTTTTCCTTCATTGTTATTACGAAATTAATTTTTTTATCAGGCGACGCCTTTGAATCCATAACCTTTACATCTGAAAACCCAGACAAAAGGGCATTTTTAAAGGAGTCAACATCTTCAAAAGATACTGCCGTGCCTTTTAAAAAAATATTTTTCTCATCCATATTGAATTCATAAATGGAAATGTTTTTCTTGGATTCAGAGACTTGAAGCAGTATATCAAGAACAGGCGCGCCTGCAAGGATTGCCTTTCTCTCCTTCAGCGAATTTAAGTTTCCCCTGAACTGTCTGACGGGGTCAATAATTTCTGTATTCTCAGGGAAACTCTCGCGGTAAAGCGCAGTTACCTCTTTGGAAAGCTGCGCATTTTCCTTCTTTGCAGAAAAAAGTTTTATAACTGTGTCCGAACACAAAATAACAAGCAGGATAAGCGCAAGGGCTGTTGTCATACGCAGGGATTTTCTCAGGCGTCTGACATCACCTGCGTAAGACAGTTCTTCCTGTCTGAGGTCGATTGATGGTTTTTCAAGCTCATCAATGACAGCTTTCAGTCTGACATTTTCGTCATAAGAAGAATTTTTAATAACCATTCCGGCATTCCCCTTTGAAAGTCTGATATCAATGGAGGTAACTGCCGCCGGTTCCATGCTTACAGATGAAAACATGTTGACTATTTCTTTAAGTCTTGTTTTTTCAATGGCAACCGCCAGAACACTGCTGCCGTCCCCTGAAGATTCTGCTTCAAGATGGTCCATGCAGTAATTGTCTGTCTCTCCAAGTAAAAGCCCCTCAAGTTCGTATGGTATGGCATTTTTAATTTTGCCTTTATCAGAGAAGGGGAAACTGAGCTCTCTTACAGACAGGAGTTCTTGGGGAATGCTCAGGAATATGCGCTCAAAACCGCCTTTTGCAAGAGAAATTATGAACGAGGCGGTTAACTGTCCGTTTAACGGCACGGATGCAGAGCTTATATGTGTATAGCGGCTGCCTTTTTGTTCAAGAACATGAAAACTAAGCCTGTCTGCTGTCCAGTCAAAAAATCCTATCTTCATAATTAATATCGTTCAAGCCGTTTAATGTTGTTCAAAAAAGTTCAAACCTTTTGAACTTTTTTATTGCTCCCTCCAGTATTCAATACTGCCGGAAGTGTTAATCACGCTTTCTATATCCCTTATTATCTTATTGACCGAAGCGCTTGCAATAACCATGAAGTCTGAACTTTTTACTGTAATCAAATTCTGTATCTGTATCCCGACGCCTTCCATGCCCGATACCTTTACTATCTGTCCTTTGTTTTCAAATGGCGAGTTTTCCCTGTAATCCAGAATCTTTTTCGCAAGTGCTTCTGTTATGTTCTCATGCAGGGCAGTAAGCACAGGCACTTCAGCCGTATTTATATTTATCAGGCCGCTGCCATAAACCGTTATAAACGGCTTGATCAGTTCAAAAGTCTTATTGTCCATGCCGCTGATTAGCTTAAGCTCGTCTATGCTCCAGAGATATAAGTTCTTTGCGTTATATTCTGAATTTGGAAGCCTCGGTTCGCCGTCAGGGTCAATCCAGTCTGCTATACTGAGAGCAAGGGACGGATTGATATTAAGATATTCAAAGAGTTTTTTCAACGATGCAAGGGCGTTTTCATTTGTCAGCCCATTGGGATAGATGATGCCGTTGATATTGAATTTTGAATTTTCATCAATGATTTTTATTTTCAAAGAGCCTTGTTCTTCATTCCGGAGCTGTTCGGGCATTACTTCATCCGGCATGTCCATGTCACTTATGGAGGTATAGGAGCGTCCGGCGAGATTCTTTATATAATTTACACTTAGGGTCTGGCCTGACTTTGACAGAAGTGATGCCTTCTGTACATTCTGCCAGTTTGACAGTGCAGATGTTTCTATATAGACCTCGTATGCAAACTCCACGACAAGCCCCGTAAGGATTGTAACAATCAAGAGAACGATTACAAGCGCAGAGCCATCCCTCCCCCTTGTCCCTCCCCCTTGACGGGGGAGGGTTAGGGTGGGGGTGAGGTGAACAGTGAACAGTGAACAGTAAACGGTTTTCCTCACATCTTCCTTTTTGTCATCGGCATTGCATATTCGGTCAGCGTCACGTCTTTGCCGTTATCATTAAATGTAATGCTGACCCTGACAATGTCCGGCAGTTTATCTGCTTGTGCCGTATCCCATGTCCTGACCCATTTGTCATTAAAAAACGTCTCAACAGCAAAGCCGGTTATTTCATCAATAATTTCCGCCGGATATCCTTTGACCAGAAGGGCTGCGGGCGATTCTGCCTTTACAAGCCTGAACCTTCTGTCTTTTTCCTCAACAAAATAAGAGACAGCGCTTACTCCTCCGCCCCTGAAATTAAATGCCGTCAGGCGAAGCCTTGATGCCGGCTTTCCAAATATATCCCTGTCCTCAATAATAAAATAAGTTCGGCGTTCAGCGCCTGTCTGCCGATAGGCAAGGTTCTGCGTTTCCTGCTCTGATAAGAATGCCCCTTCAATTTCACGGCGCATAATATCTAATGCAGTCCTTGCCTCATGATACTTGAGGGATACACCGTTGAACCTTTCAAGCGCCTCTTGTACGGTAAAAAATGAACCGTATACCACTCCAAGCATCACAGTCAAAAGCACAAGGCTTATGAGAACTTCAATGAGGGTGAAACCTTTTTTACAAGTGAGAAGTGAGAAGTGAGAAGTGAGAAGTAAAAACCTGCCATTTTCTGTTTTTAACTTTTTTGTTTTCACTTCTTAGTTCCTATTTCTTAGTTCTTATTTGCTTTTTTAAAAACAAACTCGCTTAGCATTACCTCTTTGCCGTATCCCTTTACCATTGTTTTTAATTCAATAATATTATTGTTATTTGTGTCCCTCACTGTATTTTCATAAGAAAAATCTTTATCCGGTGATATGCCTTTTTCATTCTTGGGGTTCATCTCCAATTCTGCCATTTTCTCTTTTGCAAACAAAAATATCCTTGTGGCAAGCGTGTGCTCATACGATAACTGGGCATGATAATTAACCGTATAAATGACTGTCAGAAGAATTGTACCAATTATGGCAAGGGCAATCATGATTTCAAGGAGGGTGAAACCCGCCCTCTCCCGAAGCGTCGGGAAGTGGTGAACAGTGAACAGTGAACAGTGAACAGTTTTTCGGACTCCTGACCCCTTGACCCCTTGACCCCTTTCTCTATAGCGCATACCCCTCAATAACCCTGACCCTGCCGTTTATGTGGTTAAAAATAACCGTATATTCGGCTTTATCTTTTTTAAAGTGAAATAT includes:
- a CDS encoding glucose-1-phosphate thymidylyltransferase gives rise to the protein MLKAEDFFELREFVHKELFKDTQFVWEALSKLKPYIKSTITPNIALLRKKGIMLTKTSVLYKNKIIDKGFKVEYNDAVKGGLKVFLKGKELKGASVFYAGAILFDDNISVGEGAVVEPGALINGPAIIGNNTEVRHGAYIRGNCLVGDRCVVGHTTEMKNSLMLNDAKAGHFAYIGDSILGSNVNLGAGTKLANLKLSGSEIKLKAGEKTYNTGLRKFGAILGDDVQTGCNTVTNPGAVLGKGCLVYPNTSVQGIYYPERSVIGGSDRKLKRKRNAAG
- the gspN gene encoding type II secretion system protein GspN, whose amino-acid sequence is MNKAMMRVKKALIYFLIIIISFIISIPFVWYFAVPVSLIKDSLEGSVSAQNSQDGISVSTEGLRKGFLFTVHADRIDFQAGRAPSLSITNISVRINPFYLLKKQFVFSIKGTVGTGNIDGSFRLPASGEMALTNIEINAIPYLTSLGLKGEGFISGKAVLKNNAIDVLFEIPDAALQDAVIKVPLPLSWFNKIQGVFSITGNAVRIDSMTFEGEKGFARSKGSINNGIMDLELELMPDAGYFANERESLELALIRQYRISPGYYLIPVKGPV
- the gspK gene encoding type II secretion system minor pseudopilin GspK; this translates as MRKTVYCSLFTVHLTPTLTLPRQGGGTRGRDGSALVIVLLIVTILTGLVVEFAYEVYIETSALSNWQNVQKASLLSKSGQTLSVNYIKNLAGRSYTSISDMDMPDEVMPEQLRNEEQGSLKIKIIDENSKFNINGIIYPNGLTNENALASLKKLFEYLNINPSLALSIADWIDPDGEPRLPNSEYNAKNLYLWSIDELKLISGMDNKTFELIKPFITVYGSGLININTAEVPVLTALHENITEALAKKILDYRENSPFENKGQIVKVSGMEGVGIQIQNLITVKSSDFMVIASASVNKIIRDIESVINTSGSIEYWREQ
- a CDS encoding type II secretion system protein, whose protein sequence is MKTKKLKTENGRFLLLTSHFSLLTCKKGFTLIEVLISLVLLTVMLGVVYGSFFTVQEALERFNGVSLKYHEARTALDIMRREIEGAFLSEQETQNLAYRQTGAERRTYFIIEDRDIFGKPASRLRLTAFNFRGGGVSAVSYFVEEKDRRFRLVKAESPAALLVKGYPAEIIDEITGFAVETFFNDKWVRTWDTAQADKLPDIVRVSITFNDNGKDVTLTEYAMPMTKRKM
- a CDS encoding prepilin-type N-terminal cleavage/methylation domain-containing protein translates to MRYRERGQGVKGSGVRKTVHCSLFTVHHFPTLRERAGFTLLEIMIALAIIGTILLTVIYTVNYHAQLSYEHTLATRIFLFAKEKMAELEMNPKNEKGISPDKDFSYENTVRDTNNNNIIELKTMVKGYGKEVMLSEFVFKKANKN